The window TCACCGCGCGGGCTGTCACCGCGTCGAGGGTCGCGCCGCGGGTCCAGTCCTGCGAGCGACCGCGGAAGACCTCGACGTTGTCCAGGGCGAGCTCGTCGACCTGCTCCTGCAGCCACTGAGTGCGTCGTTCCATCGGCTCGATCAGGACCCACTCGACGTCAGGACGTGCGATGGCCCCGACGAGGCCCGGCAATCCGGCTCCGGATCCGACATCGCCGATACGACCGACCGGAACGAGCGGCGCCATCACCGCACTGTTCAGGATGTGACGGGTCCACAGCCGTGGTAGCTCCAGCGGACCGATCAGTCCACGCAGCTCGCCCTCCTTGGCGAGGTTGCGTGTGAAGGCGCGGGCGCGATCGATTCCGTCTCCGAAGATCGTCGACGCCGCATCCGGCTCCGGCTCGAGGTCGTCCATCAATGTTTCACGTGAAACACTCACGCGCGACGGAGCACAGTGTGGCGCTGCGCGCCCTCGCCGTACGACTCCGAAACGAGCCCACGCTCCGCCGCGATGTCGTGGACGACCTTGCGCTCGTAGCTCGACATCGCGGGGAGTGACGCCTGTGATGCACCGTCTTCCAGACGCGAGGCGGCACGGTCGACCAAGGCCTCGAGCTCACGGCGACGCGCGTCGCGCGACCCGCTGACGTCGAGGATGAGGCGGGAGAATCGACCGGTGCGGTTCTGCACGGCGAGACGGGTCAGGTCCTGCAGCGCGCTGACCGTATCAGGGTCCGACAGCACACGAAGTGAGTCGTCGCCATCCGACTCGATCGACACGTAGGCACGATCGTTGCGGACGTCCAGCGCGAGGTCGCCGCCGATGTCGGCGATGTCGAGGAGTCCCTCGAGGAAGTCGGCGGCGACATCGCCTTCCTGCTCGAGCTGCTCGACGGTGTCGGTCGTGGTGGGGGAGAGTTCAGAGGTCATGACGGTCTCCTCAGCTGGAGGGTTCGGAGTCGGACGCGCCGCTCTTGGCGGCGGGCGGCTGCTTGCCGGCCTGCTTCTTGGCGCGCTGCTTGCCCACGGGCTGCTGACGCTTCGGGGCCGCGGCGCGCTTGCGCTCCGCCTCCTCGAGGAGGCGCTGCTGCTCGGCCTGGTACTTCTCGATCGGAACGATCTTGCCGCTGCTGTCGATGGCCTTGCCACGGCGGGCGAGACGCTCTTCGCGGGCCTTCGCGGCCTCGGACCCCGGGGTCGGCATGTTCCGGATGACGAGGAACTGCTGCACCATCGTCCAGATGTTGCTGATGAACCAGTACACGACGACGCCGAGCGGGAAGAAGATGCCGGAGAAGACGAACGCCAGCGGCAGGATGTAGAGCATGATGCGCTGCATCTGGTAGGCCTGGCCGGTCTTGGCCTCGGGGGAGAGGTTCTTCGAGATGATCTGCAGCTGCGTGAAGAACTGCGACGCGATCATCAGGACCACCAGCACCAGCAGGATCACGACCGTCACCGTGCCGTCGGGACGCCCCCAGGCGCCGACGAGGGTGTCATGGAGCGAAGCTCCGAACAGGTTGGCGTTGTAGAACTCGGACGTCAGATTGGGGTCGAGCAGTCCGACGCCGCCGATCCCGTCCTTGGCGTGCTTCGCCACGTCGTTCAGCACGCTGTACAGCGAGAAGAAGATCGGCATCTGCACGAGGAGCGGCAGGCAGCCGGAGATCGGGGTCGTGCCGTGCTTCTTGTAGAGCGCCATGGTCTCGCGGCTCATGGCCTCGCGAGAGA is drawn from Microbacterium binotii and contains these coding sequences:
- the yidC gene encoding membrane protein insertase YidC, with amino-acid sequence MDLVLATATQSSGGFDLIGTILWPLKWVVELVLVAWHAIWTFVGLPADSGLAWVLSIVGLVIVVRAALIPLFVKQIKSQRKMMEIAPELRKVQEKYRGKRDQLSREAMSRETMALYKKHGTTPISGCLPLLVQMPIFFSLYSVLNDVAKHAKDGIGGVGLLDPNLTSEFYNANLFGASLHDTLVGAWGRPDGTVTVVILLVLVVLMIASQFFTQLQIISKNLSPEAKTGQAYQMQRIMLYILPLAFVFSGIFFPLGVVVYWFISNIWTMVQQFLVIRNMPTPGSEAAKAREERLARRGKAIDSSGKIVPIEKYQAEQQRLLEEAERKRAAAPKRQQPVGKQRAKKQAGKQPPAAKSGASDSEPSS
- the rsmG gene encoding 16S rRNA (guanine(527)-N(7))-methyltransferase RsmG, which translates into the protein MDDLEPEPDAASTIFGDGIDRARAFTRNLAKEGELRGLIGPLELPRLWTRHILNSAVMAPLVPVGRIGDVGSGAGLPGLVGAIARPDVEWVLIEPMERRTQWLQEQVDELALDNVEVFRGRSQDWTRGATLDAVTARAVSALRTLLPITAPLVRDGGELILLKGAAADAEIEKAAKQARAHRVVDLRVEVVGENLLDTPTRVVRGRVKRS
- a CDS encoding protein jag, whose product is MTSELSPTTTDTVEQLEQEGDVAADFLEGLLDIADIGGDLALDVRNDRAYVSIESDGDDSLRVLSDPDTVSALQDLTRLAVQNRTGRFSRLILDVSGSRDARRRELEALVDRAASRLEDGASQASLPAMSSYERKVVHDIAAERGLVSESYGEGAQRHTVLRRA